TGGCGTCTGCCGCAATCCCTGGAACCCGGCGCGCACGCCGGGCGGATCGAGCGGCGGCTCGGCCGCGGCCGTCGCGGCCGGCCTCGTGCCCCTCGCGACCGGCTCCGATTCCGGCGGCTCGCTCCGCATCCCGGCATCCTTCACCGGGCTCGTCGGCTTCAAGGGCACCTACGGCCGCGTGCCGCGCGGCCCGCGCTACGTCGGCTTCCCGAACGTGCGGAACTACGGCGTCCTCACCCGGAGCGTCGCCGACACCGCGCGCGTCCTCGACTGCGTCGTCGGGGCCGACGAGCACGACCCGCTGTCGCTGCCGCATCCGGGGCACTCGTACGAGCGGGCGGTCACCGAGCTGGATCTGCACGGAGCGCGCGTCGCCTGGAGCGCCGACCTCGGCTTCGGCGCGTGCGATCCCGAGGTGGCCCGCGTCGTGCGCGCCGCCGCCGACGGCCTCGTCGCCGCGACCGGCATGGTCGAGGTCGACGCGCGCGTCGACCTCGCGGATCCCGAGGAGGCCTGGCGGGTCCTCATGGCGCCCGACCTGCTCGAGCTCTACGCGCCCTTCCTTCCGGAACGCGCCGCCGACGTGAACCCGGCGCTGCAGTTCCTCTTCGCGATGGCCGCCGGGCTCGGCATGCGCGACCTCGCGCGCGCCGCGCTCGTCCGCGACGCGCTCGTGCAGTCGCTCGCCAATCTCTTCGAGCGGGTCGATCTCGTGCTCCTGCCGACGACGCCGATCCCGGCGTTCGCCGCGGAGGGTCCGCCGCCAGCCACGATCGCCGGACGCGCGCTGAGTCCGCTCGCGACGGTCGCGCAGACCTATGTCTTCAACCTGAGCGGTCACCCCGCCGTGTCCGTACCCGCCGGCACGGTCGACGGCACCCCGATCGGCCTCCAGATCGTCGGGCGCCGCCACGACGATCTCCGCGTGCTCGCGGCGGCGCGCGCGCTCGAGCGGGAACGGCCGTGGCCGCTCCTCGCGCCCGAATGACGGTCGCACGCGACGTCGCGGCGCGCCGGCCATGCGCGATCGCGTGCGCCACGCCGGCCGCGCGCCATTGACGTCCGCGCACGCGCCGCTACGATCGCGGCGATGCTGCACCTCGGTCGGGCGCTCCTGCTCCTCATCGTCATCGCGCGCGCCACGCGTGCGGACGGCGCCGAGCTGCAGGTCGTCGCCGTGAGCCCCGCGCCCAACGCCATCGCGCCCGCGACGACGCTCGTCCGCATCGACTTCGACCGCCCGCTCGACCCGACGACCGTCTCCGCCGATACGGTGCGCGTCTTCGGCCGCGGCACCGGCACCGCCGGTGGCACGCGCGTCCTCTCGAACGGCGACCAGACCCTCACCTTCACCCCGACCGCGCCGTTCTCCGCGGGCGAGATCGTGCTCGTGAACCTGTCGCGCGCGCTCGCCGGCGCCGACGGGTCGCCGCTCCGCGCCGCCGGGTGGGCCTTCGAGATCACGATCGCGACCGCGCCGACCACGCGCAGCTTCACGCGCATCGACACGATCTCGAACCGCTCGAGCCCGGGCGTCGCGACCCGCATCTACGGCGCCCAGGCGACCGACCTGAACCACGACGGCTTCCTCGACCTCGCGACCGTGAACGAAGTGAGCGCCGACGTCCGCGTCGCGCTGAATCGCGGCGACGGCACCGGCGCGTTCCACGCGTTCCTCGCGCCCGCGCCGATCGCGCTCGAATCGAGCCCGAACGAGCCGGCAGACTTCGACAACGACGGCCACACCGACGGCTGCTTCTCCGCCGCGAGCGGGCGGGCGGTGACCGTCCTGATGGGCAAGGGCGACGGCACCTACGGGACGCCGCGCACGATCGACCTCGGCGGGCAACCGCACGGCATCGCGGTCCTCGACGTCGACGGCGACGCCGACCTCGACGTCGTCGTAGCCGACCGTCAGCGCAGCATGCTCGCGCTCCTCGTGAACGACGGCGCCGGGACGTTCGCCGCGCCCGCGTTCTTCGACGGCGCCGTCGACGGCGAGTACGGCCTCGCGGCCGGCGACATGAACGCCGACGGCATCGTCGACCTGGTCGTCGGCGGCCGCGACAGCCGGAGCATCGCGACGCTGCTCGGCAACGGCGACGGCACGTTCACCGCCGCGACGCCGCAGGACTCCGGCGGCAACACCTGGGTCGTCACGCTCGGCGACGTGAACGGCGACGGCCACCTCGACGCCACGACCGCGAACTCCAGCAGCAACAACGGCGCCGTCCTCCTCGGCGACGGCGCCGGCGGCTTCGCGGCGCCGGTCGTCACGACGACCGGCGCGCACACCCCGTCGACAGACCTCGGCGATCTCGACGGCGACGGCGACCTCGACTGGGTGCTCTCGGTCTTCGGCGGCGGCTTCTGGCGCGTGTACCTGAACGACGGTCACGGCGCCTTCACGTTCGAGCGCCAGATCGACGCCCCGAGCAATCCCTCGTGCGCGGTCCTCTTCGACTTCGACGACGACGGCGACCTCGACCTGGCCCTCACGGACGAGGTCGCCGACGTGATCCTCCTCGAGCGGAACGGCGGCAGCGTCAAGCCGACCGCCACGCCGCAGTGCGCCGCGACGCCGCGTCCGTGCCGCACGCCGGCGGTCGCCGGCAAGGCCGCCCTCGCCATCAGCGACGCGGCGACCGCCCAACGCGACGCCTTCGCCTGGTCGTGGACGAAGGGTTCCGCCACGACGGTCGCCGACTTCGGCGACCCCGCGACCACCGACGCGTTCGACCTCTGCGTCTACGACGCCGGCGCCCTCGTCATGAGCGCCACCGCCCCGCCCGCCGGCCTGTGCCCCAAGCGCCCCTGCTGGAAACCCCGCAAGAACGGCCTGGACTACGCCGATCGCGCCCGCACCCCGAACGGCCTCCAGTCCATCACCCTGCGAGCCGGAGGGACCGGCAAAGCGCGTATCGCCGTACGCGCGAAGGGCGAGCACCTGACGCTCCCCGCGCCGAGCGGCCTCGCCGGTCCGCTCGAGGTCCAACTCCAGCGCCCGACCGGCCCCTGCTTCGGCGCCCGCTACCCCACCCCCTTCAAGAAGCAGTCCCCCAAGAAGCTGACCGCCAAGTCCGGCTGACGCGGCCCCTCTTCAGCGGCCGGCGGTAGCCGCCTATTCCACGACTTCGAAGTCGTTGCCGGTGATGCGCAAGAACTCGTCGTGCATCAGCTCATCGTCCCAGCGCGGATCTGGCGCCCCGGTGACGAACCAGTCGCTGCCGTTGTCCGCGAGGATGAGCCCGTACGTCTGCATCGCGCGCACGATCACCGCGGCGGGCGCGGCGAACGTGTCGGGATCGACGCTCGCCTTGAGGCGGACGCGCAACCCGAGCGGCGGCCGCTCGTCGCCGCCCGGTCCCGACGTCGCGTCGTGCGATGCCGGATAGACGTAGCCCCGGGTGCCGCGGACGGTGAAGCGGAGCGCGTGCGTGATGACCCCGGCGTCGAAGACCTCGTCGGCGCGCACCAGCCCCGGGAGGATCGCGAGCCCCGCCGCATCGGCGGACGTCCAGCCTTCGGGACGCCGCGCGTTGCTCCCGAGGTCGAAGATCGCGCCCGAGCCGCCGCGCCATGCGCCGCCCATGAACTGCGCCGCGTAGATCTCGAAGAGGAAATTGTGGTCGCGGTCGACGAGGATGAGGTGGCGGTCTCCGCTCGAGCCGCCGCCGGCGACGCCGCCCTCCACGTACCCCGGTACGTACTGCGCGACCTCCGGGATCGGGTAGCCGAGCGGGAGGCCGGGCGCGCCGTCATCGCTCTCGTCGCCGTAGAGGAAAGAGACGGGCACCTTCGGCTGCGCACCCTCGACCTCGACGTATGGAATGCCGAAGGTCGTGCCGAAATCGGCGTGCAGAGGCTTCGTGCGCCCGATGTAGTCGATGGTCGCGTCGGAGCCGGCGGGCACGGTCGCCGTCGACACGTCGCGGTTCCACCAGTTGTCGGAGGGGAACACCTGGAGGCCGGCGAGGCTGCCGTTCAGCGTCACGATGCCGTCGATCGTGGCCGGCACGTCGGCCAAGACGGCGGCGACGAGCGGATCGACGCGACCCGTCTCGATGGCCGCCGCATCGCCCTCGGTGGCGCAGGCGTAGCGTTCGTCGGCATCCGCGAAGGCGTTCGTGAACTTGTTCTCGAGCTTCGCGAGGCACGCGGGATCGACCGCCGCGGCCTTCCCGGCCGCACGCGCGTGACACGCGAGCTTGGCGCTCGCCTTCATCCCCGTCGCTCCGAGCTTCACCGCCGCGCAGCGCCGCCCGTCTACGCTGCCGTCGGCGGCGAGCGCCGCCGCGACCGCCGCGACGAAGTCGTCGAGCGCGGCCGTGACGGTCGCCGCGTCGTCACCGCTCGCGCAGCCGCCCTTGGCCTCGGCGCGCGCGAACACGGCGGCGATCTTGGCCCGGATCTTCGCGAGGCACGCCGCGTCGACGACCGCCCCCCGCTTCACGGCGTGCGCATGACACCGGAGGAGCCCGGCGCCGGCCGCGCCCGCCGCCTTGAGCTTCGCCGCCGCGCAGCGCCGCGCCGGTGTCGCCGCCGCCCCCACTGCGCCCGCGAGCAGCACCGTCGCCACGAGCGCCCAGGCGCCGCTTCGCACGATCGTCCGCATCATCGCGAGTAAGAGCCTATCCCACAAGGTGGCGCCAGATAAGCCGCGTCGCCGCGAAGTGGACGAGCGCGAGCTAGTTCTGCGATTTCTTCTCCCGGCAGATGAGCAGCCTGCGGCAGCGGTTGAACCACGACGTGGTGCGTTCGACGACCCAGCGGCGGGCGCGCGTCCCTCGGCGACAGGCCCGACGCTCCTCACCGCGCCGCCGAGGTCGTCCTGGCAGTTCGCTAGAGTCAGTCCAACAGGCCAGACGTCCTCAGCCAACCCGAGAGCCGGCTCGTAGAGACGCGGGCCCGCTCCGCTCCGGTTTTCGACGCGTCGGGAGGCCTACCAGTTTGCCGTCGCATGCGTGAGTGGGGTCGCGACCCACGCCTGGCGCGTCGCCGCCGCAGTCGTCGTGAGTCCGGGGGCGTCGTAGTACAGGACCTGCCGACCGCGCAGGAAATTCGTGCCGCCCGTAGACGGGTCCGTGCTCGGGATGAACTGATTGATCCAAGGCCCGCTCGCGCCGTACGCGTACGCGTCACCGGTGCACTGCTGATCCGATGGAGTGGGGCTCGCGTCGTCGAGATAGTAGGAGCTCGGGGTGAGGCCGGGGACGTCGGTTTCGACCACGTTCACGATCGCGACCGATCCTTGGGCGCCGGTCGCGAGCTCCCAACTGAGCGTGCCTGACGACATGGCGTCGGCGACACCGTCTATCGTCGCACCGGCGGGGTTGATGACATTGGCGTAGGTCATGCCGGCGGCCGCGGAGCTGAAGTCGCGGAAGGTCATGATGCCCGAAATCGCATGGACGCGCAGGAACGCGGTGGCCTCTTCGCGGCCGCGGTAGAAAATCTGCTCTTGCTGTGATCGCGGTCCGCTGTTCGCGCCGATGAACGAACGGATTCCACGTACGGGCCCGCTCTTGTTCGCTACGAAGGCCCCCTCGCTCGACTCGGAGTCGCCGGTGAGTCCGTCGAACGTGTCCTCGCTACGGCCGCAAAAAGACG
The Deltaproteobacteria bacterium genome window above contains:
- a CDS encoding amidase, whose amino-acid sequence is MSDVLHTASVTTLADAIRAGRLRARDVLEHHLERVARLDPPLGAFVFLDAAGARTAADIVDARVRRGDDPGPLAGVPFGVKELEDVAGWPHPRGARVFADAIAATTSTHVRRLRTAGAIPLGLTASPEMGAASFTASLLHGVCRNPWNPARTPGGSSGGSAAAVAAGLVPLATGSDSGGSLRIPASFTGLVGFKGTYGRVPRGPRYVGFPNVRNYGVLTRSVADTARVLDCVVGADEHDPLSLPHPGHSYERAVTELDLHGARVAWSADLGFGACDPEVARVVRAAADGLVAATGMVEVDARVDLADPEEAWRVLMAPDLLELYAPFLPERAADVNPALQFLFAMAAGLGMRDLARAALVRDALVQSLANLFERVDLVLLPTTPIPAFAAEGPPPATIAGRALSPLATVAQTYVFNLSGHPAVSVPAGTVDGTPIGLQIVGRRHDDLRVLAAARALERERPWPLLAPE
- a CDS encoding VCBS repeat-containing protein, which encodes MLHLGRALLLLIVIARATRADGAELQVVAVSPAPNAIAPATTLVRIDFDRPLDPTTVSADTVRVFGRGTGTAGGTRVLSNGDQTLTFTPTAPFSAGEIVLVNLSRALAGADGSPLRAAGWAFEITIATAPTTRSFTRIDTISNRSSPGVATRIYGAQATDLNHDGFLDLATVNEVSADVRVALNRGDGTGAFHAFLAPAPIALESSPNEPADFDNDGHTDGCFSAASGRAVTVLMGKGDGTYGTPRTIDLGGQPHGIAVLDVDGDADLDVVVADRQRSMLALLVNDGAGTFAAPAFFDGAVDGEYGLAAGDMNADGIVDLVVGGRDSRSIATLLGNGDGTFTAATPQDSGGNTWVVTLGDVNGDGHLDATTANSSSNNGAVLLGDGAGGFAAPVVTTTGAHTPSTDLGDLDGDGDLDWVLSVFGGGFWRVYLNDGHGAFTFERQIDAPSNPSCAVLFDFDDDGDLDLALTDEVADVILLERNGGSVKPTATPQCAATPRPCRTPAVAGKAALAISDAATAQRDAFAWSWTKGSATTVADFGDPATTDAFDLCVYDAGALVMSATAPPAGLCPKRPCWKPRKNGLDYADRARTPNGLQSITLRAGGTGKARIAVRAKGEHLTLPAPSGLAGPLEVQLQRPTGPCFGARYPTPFKKQSPKKLTAKSG